The DNA window TGCCGGCGAGAATGGCGGCGAGCTGATCCACTTCCTGGTCGAAGGTCTCAGCCGGCGCCATCGCGGTGAGATAGCCGATCCGCAGCATTTCCGGGGCGTCGATCTTCTGCGCGGTCAGGAACAGTTTCTTGGCGTTGTCGACGCCGAGCCGCGACACGTAGCGCATGATCCCGCTCTTGTAATATTGCAACCCGAGCCGCGCGGCCGGCATGAACATCTCGCAAGTGTCGATGCCAATGCGGAAATCGCAGGCCAGCGCCAGATCGGTCGAGCCACCATAAACGCCGCCATTGAGCCGGCAGATCGTGGGAACGCCGAGATCCTCGAGCCGGTTGACGACGACTTCGAACGCCGACCCGCCGCTCTCCTGTTCGGTGGCGCTGACCGCGCGTTCGGCCACCGAATTGAGGTCATATCCCGCGCTAAAGGCGCGGCCGGTTCCGGTCAAAACCAGCACCCGTATCGCCGGATCGGCTTCGATGCGGTCGAACAGTTTCAGCAGCGCCTCGAGATCGTCGGGCTGCAACCGGTTCAGATGCCTGGGACGGTTGAGGCGGATGGTGGCGCGCGCGCCGTTGATGTCGAGGACAGGCGTGCTCGCGGTCTCGGCCGCTTCGGTCATGGTTGTCTCCATTATTTTATTGGTTTTCCAGTTCGCGCCGTTTGGCTTCGGCATCGATGGTTTGCGAAAGGTCAGGATGCCGCGCCATCAACACGCGGAAGTCGACGAGATCAAGTACCAGGAGCTTGGATACCCGCGTCGTGGCGATATTGGCCGAGCGCAAATTGTTGCCGAGCAGCGCCATTTCGCCGAAGAACGCGCCTTCGCCGAGCTTGACCTTCTTGCCCGGCAAATCGACCTCCACCTCGCCTTCGGCAATGAAGTACATGCAGTCGCCGGCCTGGCCCTTGCGGATGATCATGGTGCGCGACGGCAGGTCCATGGTGCGCAGCATGTGGGTG is part of the Bradyrhizobium canariense genome and encodes:
- a CDS encoding enoyl-CoA hydratase/isomerase family protein, which encodes MTEAAETASTPVLDINGARATIRLNRPRHLNRLQPDDLEALLKLFDRIEADPAIRVLVLTGTGRAFSAGYDLNSVAERAVSATEQESGGSAFEVVVNRLEDLGVPTICRLNGGVYGGSTDLALACDFRIGIDTCEMFMPAARLGLQYYKSGIMRYVSRLGVDNAKKLFLTAQKIDAPEMLRIGYLTAMAPAETFDQEVDQLAAILAGNAPLAMRGMKRAINEFAHGKLDEEAADRRHRESMRSAEIKEGIKAFAEKRPPKF